The stretch of DNA TGATCCAGACTCGCATAGAATGAATTGTGCGTCTTTAACTCACAGAATAAATTTCATGTAGCATGCACCTTTTCACTCCTGGTTTAGATCTGTAATGTTTACCCCCCACATACTTTCTGTGTAGTTCTGTGCAAATTTAATTATTAGATGAGACAACATAAGGACAAGATTTTACtctaaaaattatttatttaaacattggagTCCATTCAAAATCAGCCTGTGATTTACTGATGTCTCAGGCAATCCACTGCTCACACTGCAAAAtagaacattttaatgaatgaggTCTTGTGAGCTGACGTTGCTAAGATACTTGGACTCAGCCACATTATTCAAATCTAAATGGTGCCACAAGTTCATTCTCCGtaatattaaattgttttcttGCAGTATGTATTGAATTGAATAGAAGTATGTGTCAAAATCTGCCCTTGCATTATGTaattgcttagcagatgccaaAGCAACTTTTAAAGCTTACATATGGTCCATTTGTACAGTGGAATATATCTGAGATATGGTGATAAATATCTTAAACagcactgtcattttcattatCAACTTTTAGGTTTCAAACCCAGTTCCCTATCCACGTCAGATCCCTTTTTTTATCCTACTTGAGCTAATCTAAACTAAAATTTCTGACCAAAAATACAGAAGTCAACAagcatgttttgtttatttttgtcattttttaacaaCCGTGTTTTTCTCCCTGTAGGCTGCGCTGATGATAATCAGATCGATGGCATTGCAAAGCTGGCCCCAATCGTGGCACGCTACGCCGGCAAGCCGGAGATGCTGGAAAAGGTGGAGGACGCAATCCGCGTCACCCAGAACAATGACACGTGCGTCACAGAGACGCTGGCTGCAGCCAGGTCAGTGTACGTGCACCAGCCACACAGAAGTGGCTAGTCACTGGCTGCATGAGCAAAGTGGTGACGATAACAGTGAATTTGTCAGGATAAAACGCACCCGTTTCCCTTGTGCGGTGTGTGTTGGGCGGCAGTATCAGACCCTGCTTTGTAATTTGGCCAATAACAGTGATGGCAAAATTAAGACAACTTGGTTCAAATTTTGCAGCTTTTGGAATCCACATAGAACGTCAACATGCCACAGATAGCATGGCGCAGTGATCACTGAGCAGATGTACTACTATGATTGTTCATGTTGTACCACATGTATGGTTGTTCAGAGAGATCAGCAGagggaaatgtttgttttttcttatttatagAGAGATGCGGTGCCAAAAATAGGGCTGAATTGCTGTTTCTCTCAGCTGAATCACTCCGAATCACTTTGTGCTCAAGTCAGCAGTGAAAAACACGTGTGCTCTTTTACTCTCCAGGCTCCTGGAGCACTACATCCTGAACGGCCCCGATCCGAAGGCCCTGGACGTGGTGCTGAAGCAGCTGGATGACCCGGAGAGAAAGAACCCCCAGGAGCTGGACCGCGCCGTGGCCGGTGAGCGAGGAGAGAGAGCTTCCGCCTCGCCACGCCTGCGCAGCAGAGGCTCTGCCGCGGAACGCCGGGGCTCCTGACATTTGCAATTCATTATCTCCCGAGAGAAAGTCTAGCGGAGGACACGCGCCCCTCCTGAGTCATCTTTCCCCGCCGCCAGATTGCATTATAGAGATGTTCATGGTGCCGTCGTTTACAGAGCTGCCATGTCACGCgctcacaggcacacattaGTCAGGCAAATGGCTTCTAAACTGGGTAATCGCGAAAAATTGAACTTTTCGGTTTCGCAGCAGCTGTTGACTTAGGAGAGTTGAGCTTTGACTAATGTGTGACACCACACTAGGAACTGTGAGTGCAGCGTGGCAGCGCTGGAAAGCAAGGTGTTCTCCATTAATTCTTGGCTAGACAGACACGTGCGGTTAGAGGTTGTAAAATGTGGCACTCGTAATCGCTCTTGTTGCAGGACACCTCCACCAAGTGAAGGAGCACATGTCCAAAACTCCCCAGGAGCTGATCCCCGCTGTGTTCCCAAACACATGAGGTAGGTCTGTTTGCCTCCCgcagccccccccgcccccaactggCCGTTTCCGTGGCACAATAACGTTATTGTCAGCAAACCTTTGAGCTCTGTGCACTCAGAAGGTGATCGTGTCTTTGATCCTGGAATGGCTTTGTTTCCCCCCTAAAGCGAGGGTTGGTTTTGAAGTAAAAACACATGTCCTGGAAGCCTCTCACTTAATACGTGGCAAAGACTTTAACAGGGTCAAAAAAATCTAACACAGTGCCCTTCTCTGCATGGGAACGCGCAGGTAGGATGAGAAGACCATGCAAACAAAGAGCAACGTGGCACAATGCGGTAAATGGGAGATGAAGTCTACTGTTACAACAGAGGCAATACAGAACTGTTACGTAATGACAGTTTTGGACTTCACTTCCCATGAGCACTGCAGTAAATTGTCTTGCCTGTTGgacatggtggtggtggtccCTGGTGGTCATGGCCATGCTTTTGTGCAATGGACTTGACAAGAAATTGAGATTCTTTTGTCATTAATAGGGATaacttttaattttcattttcaattggttttcatttaaagagaaAGTATCGTTGTCTTCCTGTTGTGGTCAGGTCACTGAAATGCCGGCAGTGTTGCAGATACCACACAAATTCACAGATCTTTCATGCAACGCGTATTGCTGTCCCCCTTTCCTCTTGGGCTCATGCTTGACGCTTCCTCCCAGGTCTGCCTGGTGCGTTCCAGGCAGCGCTTCACGGGGTCCTGACGGCAGTTGAGTTTGACCAGGCTGTGCGGGACACCATGCGCTGCGGTGGATGCACCAGCAGCAGGGGCTCCTTCATCGGGGCGTGTCTGGGGGCTCAGGTACGGCACACCATGCCACTCAATGTGTAGCGGATGCATCATGGTGGTAAAGGTTGCGTGAGTTTTATTTACATCACAACCCAGTGTGTGGTCACTTAACTTCCTCTGCACCTAATGGTGCCAGATGTgactaacacagacacacaaacacggtAAGGTGAATGAAGAACATGTTTGGAGAACACGGCATCCAAAAATGAGGCAGGGATTTGACTAAGTTATCACCCATCTGACTATGAAGAAATTATTAGATTTTAGGCTATTACGTCCAACCCCCAGGAGGAGAGAGTACAATttttgcttgaatttttttaattgatcaGTGGATGGCAAAATGGATTTAACATATGCCCATATCAGGTTGCATTCATACGGAActgaaatttaatgtaatattctgtgaaatatattattcaacccaagaatatatttcaaatacatctaaaatatatcaatgcaaaacagaaatatattgcagtatatgATTGCagaatggcaataatttacatacagtgttttaaatatattgattgagtTAAAAAtttattctctaaaatatattctcagtaTATTGGTTTTTGTATGGGCAGTATACAGTTATGTGCATATCTAGGTAAAAGGATCTTACTATTGAAATTAGACAGGATCCCAGCCgatctttctcttgctctctttgtctcctcAGATTGGACTTCAAGGAATACCCAACTCCTGGAAAAGCAAGACCCACAGATATCCTTCTTTTCTGGAACACGCAAAGAAAGTGGCAAACGCAAACCATGCCTAATCACTGAGGCCTTATTTTCATACTTTATTTATGGCGCAGGAGGGTGTTTTAAAAATCAAGGTATTTTTTCGATGATTCTGTCCCTGACTTAGATACAAACAAGCCTTATTATATAatggttttttttctcctgagaAACTGCATATTGTAAGAATATCTCATGCCATTGTTGAGGTTTGACAAAACGTTTAATGAACGTTCCAGCTAAAATATTGCAGGGCTGGAGCGGGATGCTCCTTGTTCTGTTAAATATCAGCATGACCTGTTGAAGatatgtctgcatgtgcaaTACAGTGATGTTCtccataaattaaaatgaagtgaATGACTAGACCAATTTGTCAAATAATTCTCTGAGCAATGGATAGAAAGAGACCAAAAAGATCACACTTTCAATGATTAGTGTCTAAATTAAGCTTGGAGTGTTATTACTTTTAATATTACTCATATTTCTATAATTATTATCTAAAATGTCTCATCCCTGTAGCTACCCAGCACTTTTGTGATATAATGCACTGAAATTGGGGATGTGTGTTACATTGGCATCCAATCTATCAACCGttcacaaaaaaagatcatttgaaTAAGGTCTAAAAAAGTCACACAGTATGAACAAGTTAATTAGGGATATGCACTCATTGGTTTTGAGACCTTCAGAGTAACTTAAACACAGTAGGTCAACACTGTAGCTTTGTATCCGCAAGATAAATGTACAACTGGTTTCTCCTTTACTTGGGGTAAGGGGAGATTGCAAATTGCATAGAGATTGAAGCCTTTTATTTCCAAAGTGTGATATTGTTTAAAGACTGCTGTACTGTTTATTTATACCTCTCTTTTCTGGAGGCCTGTTTTTACATATCATGTCTTGGTCATTGCAATGGGTGTCTGCGGAAAACTTTTAGAACTGTTGCTGTGCCGGCCACCACACATAAAAAACCCAATGAACAGACCGTAGCCACAGTGCTGGATCttataaaaacatcaataaaaatacaaataacacaTAACCAATTAAACCTAAAATAGTGAATTTCAGGGGAAGGCAGCTCAATTCCAGTGAATGTTCTCATTCCTAAGAACATTTtatctgtgtaattacactcTTTTGTGTGGCATGATAAACTCTTCCTGAGATGGCTCAGTGCTGAGACAATGATAAGCAAGGTTCCACTAACTGCAGTGTTTCCGTAAAATATGTGAGTCAGTCTACACAATAATGTGAATTCTCACAATGGAATACCCTGGTGGTCAGAGCCTTTTAAAGCAACCAGTGGTCTCCACTTGGATATTTCATTGAGTCTGAATGTGTAAATTGTTTAAAGCACTTAGAAACCAAAGTTTGTCAGAATGAAACAATACAGACCACTTCTTAGACATAGACCCTCAATTCTATCTATATTGCCACTGACAGCACAGGTAACGTTGACATCCGTAACTGGTGTAATGTGACACAGCTGGGTTGAGGACCCAGAACACAAAACGATGAACAAGAATTTCTTGTGgcatttatgaatttaaatgaactaAAATTAAGAAGGGGTGAATAATTGGGTCTGGCAGCCTGGCCACTGTGCACAGCTTTGTCACTCCTACTATTTTGGGGTCTGTCCCAGGCAAAGCCTCTAGGGGGAGCTCTGAGCCCttttacattaatgaaaattaatCAGACTCATGGTCATGAATCACTTGAGGCACAAGTTCCTGTAAGTGCTAACCTAGGGTCAAATGTTGCAGCCACATTTCTAACCATAACCACTGTAAGATAAACAGCAATCTTATATCAGCACTTACGGGGAACTTTGCCTTAAGTTTATGAATCACAGAGGTTTAAAATAACTCACATTGGTTATGCCATGTGCAGACAAGAAATGTCTTCAAAAAGTGAacttatttttgaaaaacaccCCATTCTTGTTTAGaccaaaacagtgtttttttgtattactATGAAGGTATCTGTAAAGAAAATACTCCCAAGTCCAAGTAATGATTTGTTTCAGTCAGATTTGAACTTGTTTTCCTGAGATGAGTACATATAACACTAGTTGAGATCAGTCTTGACTGACATCTGCCTACTCCTAACATAAAAGGAGTAACGGTTTCTTGAAAGCCAAAGGTTACAAGGGAATCCCAGGTGAGCCGCtactgtggtacccttgggcaagccatttaacccaaattgcctcagtaaatagccagaCATGGACaacatgtgaaaatataaaatgtgtaaattactCTGGATGAAaatatctgctaagcaaatataaggtagcagtggaaaaaaggcaacaaagagCATTAAATGCAGCAAAAATGTACTCTGCTTGGAAAATAACTGTGGTTTTGATCTTGGTGTCCTCAATGATTTCATAGTTTATATTTAGTCTAAAGCAATATTTCGCTTGTTGTCATTGAACCGTTATTCTGAAGTGCAATTAAGTGCTTCCTCTTGGTTTAAACAGAGTCAGGCTTTGTGCAGTCGACTCAAAccacacagcaggaaaacatttctgtcttGTCTCTAGAGGAACATCCACAGGTTATTGCGTCCAGAGTAAGTAAGACACAATAACATTGATGTAGAGTTGTGCAACTGTCACTCTACCTATATAACTTTTTTTATATTACCACACTTTTGTACCATTGGGTCTTCATGGACTCATCCAGATGTAGAAGAATGTAGGCCTACAGTTTATGTACGTAAAAAGAATTCATTCAATTTCATCCTCTTTGCTTCTCATGAAGGGACTTTTTGTAGAGCCGGTTTATAATTCAAAATGATTCACAGGGTCTAGTAGCTTTACTgtataaaataatcatttccaTTAGTGTATTCAACCACATTGACAATTAATAGCAACTTACAGCCTATGTTGGGAGTGGAAAACTCAATGAAGTCCGGGCCATGCTTGCTGCCTCAGGCTGACAACTGCAAGCTCAGAGATATTGAATAGGATGATCAAGTGTGAAGAAAGCTCATTTCCTCGGCCCCCACTTCAAATCCCTAGCCAGCCCGCGTCTCTGATCCAAGATAATTCTCGTTCGGTTTCTCCAGAAGCTTCTCCATGCTGTGGAGAGAAAGCAGCccagtaataaaaaaagattaccAGTCCCCCTGGCCTCAGCTCGCAATCTGGCATGGGTTTGGGTCCGCTCAATTGGTCTGCTTGCTCAGGAACGGCAACAGACATACTGTGACTGGTTCAGTAGCTGTCTCATCTCTTCTGTTATATATGCAGAATATTGTCtcctatttattttatgatgtgcAGGAAGAAGGGAAGGGACTCTATAGATTATCCTCCTTGCAAGCTTAAATTTCcccaaaaaacatcaaataggAATTGAAGTGAAAGTTCAATTTCAGGACTCCCTCTCCTCTGGGTCTCGCGCTTTATTAGCTATGCTGCAGGCCAGCCTTGCTAAACTGTTACGTCAAGCGGACATCCAAAAACATGAAAGACCAGGTTCCTGACTGctcaaaatgagaaacagaggGCTTCCAGGatgctttcattgttttaaatcaaaaacacaaggcTCACACTGTTAAGGCTGCTTCGAGCAGCAGCTTGGGAAAGCCACCAAGCTATATGTTACATGCACAATCTGAAGGCAACACCCAATTAGACAGATACAGTGCAGATCAACAGTAAACTCAACATCTCTGTAATATTAGCCTATGCTATAGTAGCCATTTGTGGGAGTAGGAATTTTTGTTGTATTAATGAACAGTCGGTGCTCTGCATTCAAATGCAAGAACTACAGAGGCAACATGAGAAGTTCTTTTGgtgattttatgtatttatctgCTTCTGTTACTTGTGAGATCCCTTGGGGTCAATTCTGGggacatattttttccatttatatgcTTTGTTTTGGCAGTATCATACACAATCATAATTTCTCTTAACTTTTACACTGATGATACAGACCTTTACCTATCACTTAAACACAATATCCAAGTATGAGTATTTTAGCTGATCTGCATGACTATCTGAATGTCATAAATTTTTGGATGGCCCAAAATTTTCTACAGCTTACCACAGAAAAGTCAAAAGTTAAAATTCGCAGCCCCAAGCATTTAACTTATCTATATCTTATGTGAAATCTGCCTCCAGGAACCTCCCAGATCTGAATTCTGAGACATGGACCTAGCTCCTTAGTGTATTactgagctgagctgagttGTTCTTATAAACTTACTTTTAACtgtgtagggtttttttttatttttttttttagtgttcaTCTATTGTTGATTCTTGGCTTTTATTGTTATGTGATTCTACCTTCAGTTTCTTACTGTTtaccttttttatgttttgtgtctttttgacattgatttcatgctttttaaatttaattgtgtttattttttcattctgtaagGTTTTacattactattgttattattattattattattatgctatGCATCCGTTAGAGATGAtcttgcaacaaaaaaaaaaaaaaaaaaaaagaggagacatTTTCAGGGGCAAAGTGATTtcttaattttgtgtttatagATACTTTGTGAatttcatatatacagtaaGTGTAGATCATAATGTTGCTTAAAGCAACATGCAATGGATTCTCGCTACAACGTTCTCAGCAACAAATACAATTGGTTTA from Megalops cyprinoides isolate fMegCyp1 chromosome 20, fMegCyp1.pri, whole genome shotgun sequence encodes:
- the selenoj gene encoding selenoprotein J, giving the protein MAVALSVVDRAVGAIIGAAVADAAAQPLHWNYNLDKLRAILAQEPCPEFHPQSANPFYRRDTGQQSCYGDQAYVLLESLSECGGLNVEDLKQRTYKFFGPGSEYDTPVNDPYREKGGPRPQLPIEGPWRHASLKSFLKNVDAGKEETGCADDNQIDGIAKLAPIVARYAGKPEMLEKVEDAIRVTQNNDTCVTETLAAARLLEHYILNGPDPKALDVVLKQLDDPERKNPQELDRAVAGHLHQVKEHMSKTPQELIPAVFPNTUGLPGAFQAALHGVLTAVEFDQAVRDTMRCGGCTSSRGSFIGACLGAQIGLQGIPNSWKSKTHRYPSFLEHAKKVANANHA